One part of the Mycolicibacterium aromaticivorans JS19b1 = JCM 16368 genome encodes these proteins:
- a CDS encoding TetR/AcrR family transcriptional regulator, translated as MGKREDTRQRIEAQIVELGRRQLATVGAAGLSVRAIARELGMVSSAVYRYVASRDALLTLLLVDAYSDLADAVGQARVAADGGWRADVATIAHAIRRWALDQPAEWALLYGSPVPGYNAPAELTTGPGTRVIGMLFDAVATGVATGDIALTEHHAAQPMSTDLMHVREEFGFPGDDALVIRCTAIWAMMIGAISLEVFGQYGSDTFTDPRALFDEQLQLAVDLLTAGTQN; from the coding sequence GTGGGGAAACGCGAGGACACGCGGCAGCGCATCGAAGCTCAGATCGTCGAGCTCGGACGCCGGCAGCTGGCGACCGTGGGCGCGGCCGGACTGTCGGTGCGGGCTATCGCCCGCGAGCTGGGCATGGTGTCTTCGGCGGTGTACCGCTATGTCGCCAGCCGTGATGCGCTGCTGACCCTCCTGCTGGTCGATGCCTACTCCGACCTCGCCGACGCGGTCGGGCAGGCGCGGGTGGCCGCCGACGGCGGCTGGCGGGCCGACGTCGCGACCATCGCCCACGCGATCCGCCGCTGGGCGCTGGACCAGCCCGCCGAGTGGGCCCTGCTGTACGGCAGCCCCGTGCCGGGCTACAACGCCCCGGCCGAGCTGACCACCGGACCCGGCACCCGAGTGATCGGCATGCTGTTCGACGCGGTCGCCACCGGGGTGGCCACCGGCGATATCGCCTTGACGGAACACCATGCCGCTCAACCGATGTCGACCGACCTGATGCATGTGCGGGAGGAATTCGGCTTTCCCGGTGACGATGCGCTGGTGATCCGGTGCACCGCGATCTGGGCCATGATGATCGGGGCCATCAGTCTCGAGGTCTTCGGTCAATACGGCAGCGACACCTTCACCGATCCTCGGGCGTTGTTCGACGAGCAGCTGCAGCTGGCTGTCGACCTGCTGACCGCCGGAACGCAAAACTAG
- the malQ gene encoding 4-alpha-glucanotransferase, whose amino-acid sequence MAHMTASSLAELAHRFGVATEYYDWTGRSVPVEEDTLVAVLAALGVEARTEEGRAAALSADNTRYWSRSLPPTVIGRADSETSFWAHVTHGDPAHVWVRLEDGTVRTGVRQADNFTPPHDVDGRLVGEATFVLPADLPLGYHSVHLSSGGQEFSTPLIITPAWLGLPERLGARRAWGLATQIYSVRSENSWGVGDLGDLTDLAVWAGARHGAGYILVNPLQAAAPTRPMEPSPYLPTSRRFSNPIYLRVESVPEFAQLPKRGRVWKLRAAVQARSRKIDAIDRDSAWAAKRTALKAIYRVPRSAGRELAFEAFKQREGQALDDFATWSALAEKYGGNWRKWPKGLRHPGSPDVAEFVHRHGSAVDFHRWLQWQLDDQLAVAQSQAVRTGMALGIMHDLAVGVHPDGADAWALQNVLATGVAAGAPPDEFNQLGQNWSQPPWRPDQLEELGYQPFRDLIAAILRHAGGVRIDHIIGLFRLWWIPSGAAPTKGTYVRYNHDAMIGIVALEAHRAGAVVVGEDLGTVEPWVRDYLRARGLLGTSILWFELDRDSGGGPLPAEHWRELCLSSVTTHDLPPTAGYLAGEHVRLRDELGLLTRPAAEELADDRADQSAWLAELRRVGLLGDDADEEQVILALYRYLARTPSRLLALALTDAVGDRRTQNQPGTTDEYPNWRVPLTGPDGSPLLLEDVLTDPRAQALAAVMQSATAPHPE is encoded by the coding sequence ATGGCACACATGACTGCTTCGTCGCTGGCCGAACTCGCCCATCGGTTCGGTGTGGCCACCGAGTACTACGACTGGACCGGGCGGTCCGTGCCGGTCGAGGAGGACACCCTGGTGGCGGTGCTGGCCGCGCTCGGTGTCGAGGCCCGCACCGAAGAGGGCCGCGCCGCAGCGCTTTCGGCCGACAACACCCGGTATTGGTCCCGGTCACTGCCGCCGACGGTGATCGGGCGCGCCGACAGCGAGACCTCGTTCTGGGCGCACGTCACCCACGGCGACCCGGCGCACGTCTGGGTTCGACTTGAGGACGGCACGGTGCGCACCGGGGTGCGCCAAGCCGACAACTTCACCCCGCCGCACGACGTGGACGGCAGGCTGGTTGGTGAGGCGACGTTCGTGCTTCCCGCCGATCTGCCGCTCGGCTACCACAGCGTTCATCTCAGCTCGGGTGGTCAGGAGTTCAGTACGCCGCTGATCATCACCCCGGCCTGGCTTGGGCTGCCGGAACGGCTCGGCGCGCGGAGAGCGTGGGGCCTGGCCACCCAGATCTATAGTGTGCGCTCCGAAAACTCCTGGGGCGTAGGCGATCTTGGTGACCTCACCGATCTGGCTGTGTGGGCCGGGGCGCGCCACGGGGCCGGTTACATACTGGTCAATCCACTGCAGGCGGCCGCACCGACCCGGCCGATGGAGCCCTCCCCCTACCTGCCGACGTCACGGCGGTTCAGCAATCCGATCTACCTGCGCGTCGAGTCCGTTCCCGAGTTCGCTCAGCTGCCCAAGCGCGGGCGGGTGTGGAAGCTGCGGGCCGCGGTTCAGGCCCGGTCACGCAAGATCGACGCCATCGACCGCGACTCGGCGTGGGCTGCGAAACGTACTGCGCTGAAAGCGATTTACCGGGTTCCTCGGTCGGCGGGCCGCGAGCTGGCCTTCGAGGCATTCAAGCAGCGGGAAGGCCAGGCTCTCGACGACTTCGCCACCTGGTCGGCGCTGGCCGAGAAGTACGGCGGCAACTGGCGGAAGTGGCCGAAAGGGCTGCGACATCCGGGCAGCCCCGACGTGGCCGAGTTTGTCCACCGGCACGGCTCGGCGGTGGACTTCCACCGCTGGCTGCAGTGGCAGCTCGACGATCAGCTGGCCGTCGCGCAGTCCCAGGCCGTCCGCACCGGGATGGCGCTGGGAATCATGCACGACCTGGCCGTCGGCGTTCATCCCGACGGCGCGGACGCCTGGGCATTGCAGAACGTGTTGGCCACCGGGGTCGCCGCCGGGGCCCCGCCCGACGAGTTCAACCAGCTGGGCCAGAACTGGTCACAACCACCTTGGCGGCCCGACCAGCTCGAAGAGCTTGGCTACCAACCTTTTCGGGACCTGATCGCGGCGATCCTCCGGCACGCCGGCGGGGTGCGCATCGATCACATCATCGGACTGTTCCGGCTGTGGTGGATCCCGTCCGGCGCCGCGCCGACGAAGGGCACCTATGTGCGCTACAACCACGACGCGATGATCGGGATCGTCGCGCTCGAAGCGCACCGGGCCGGAGCCGTCGTCGTCGGCGAGGATCTGGGCACGGTGGAACCGTGGGTGCGTGACTACCTGAGGGCTCGCGGCCTGCTGGGCACGTCGATCCTGTGGTTCGAACTGGACCGCGACTCCGGCGGCGGCCCGCTGCCTGCCGAGCACTGGCGAGAGTTGTGCTTGTCCTCGGTGACCACGCACGACCTGCCGCCGACGGCCGGTTATCTCGCCGGTGAGCACGTGCGGCTGCGTGACGAGCTCGGTCTGCTCACCCGCCCGGCGGCCGAAGAGCTCGCCGACGACCGCGCCGACCAGTCGGCCTGGCTGGCCGAGCTTCGCCGGGTCGGCCTCCTGGGCGACGACGCCGACGAGGAGCAGGTGATCCTGGCGTTGTACCGGTATCTGGCCCGGACCCCCTCGCGGCTGCTCGCGCTGGCGTTGACCGACGCGGTGGGCGACCGGCGCACCCAGAATCAGCCAGGCACCACCGACGAGTACCCGAACTGGCGCGTCCCGCTGACCGGGCCCGACGGTTCGCCGCTGCTGCTCGAGGATGTGCTGACCGACCCGCGGGCGCAGGCGCTGGCGGCGGTGATGCAGTCCGCGACCGCGCCACACCCGGAGTAG
- a CDS encoding MFS transporter, with protein sequence MGGPGLAVRNRRARIASAALFLTNGALFANLLPRLPEIKADLGLSNSAFGLAVAAFSAGALLTGVTAAALVRRYRSSVVAVAGSVLIAVFTIAAGLAPTGPTLAAALFCAGAADSVTDVAQNVHGLRVQRAYGRFIINSLHAVWSSGAVLGGLIGAGAIYLGIPRVAQLSGSALLFSAVCLVAYRYLLPGPDHDHIETPAGERATAPAGRSVHLALAALVAIAIAGAAVEDAGSSWATLYLRDSLSAPAALAAFGYVALVGFQFIGRLVGDRLTDRWGPCTVARAGGVIVAAGMAGALAFPSIPGTIAGFAAAGFGSATLVPGAMHAADELPGLRPGTGLTVLTWLMRVGFLGSPILVGALADAVSLRVGLLTVPVAGLAAVLLARALSPPRRSIRS encoded by the coding sequence ATGGGCGGCCCCGGACTCGCTGTGCGAAATCGGCGAGCCCGAATCGCCAGCGCCGCGCTGTTCCTGACCAACGGCGCGCTGTTCGCCAACCTGCTGCCGCGCCTCCCCGAGATCAAGGCTGATCTCGGCTTGTCCAACTCGGCGTTCGGTCTGGCGGTGGCCGCGTTCTCGGCGGGTGCGCTCCTGACCGGGGTGACCGCCGCGGCCCTGGTCCGCCGGTACCGCTCCTCGGTGGTGGCCGTCGCGGGCAGCGTGCTGATCGCCGTCTTCACGATCGCCGCCGGCCTGGCACCCACCGGCCCGACGCTGGCGGCCGCGCTGTTCTGCGCCGGTGCGGCCGACTCGGTGACCGACGTCGCCCAGAACGTGCACGGGCTGCGCGTGCAACGCGCGTACGGCCGCTTCATCATCAACTCGCTGCACGCGGTGTGGTCGTCGGGAGCGGTGCTCGGTGGCCTGATCGGCGCGGGCGCAATCTATCTCGGCATTCCCCGCGTCGCGCAGCTCTCGGGATCCGCTCTGCTGTTCAGCGCGGTGTGCCTGGTCGCCTACCGGTACCTGCTGCCCGGTCCCGACCACGACCACATCGAAACCCCGGCGGGCGAGCGGGCCACGGCCCCGGCGGGCCGCAGTGTTCACCTCGCATTGGCCGCGCTGGTGGCCATTGCGATCGCCGGTGCCGCCGTCGAGGACGCGGGCAGTTCGTGGGCCACGTTGTATCTGCGAGATTCGTTGTCGGCACCCGCGGCGCTCGCTGCGTTCGGCTACGTCGCTCTGGTCGGCTTCCAGTTCATCGGCCGCCTCGTCGGCGACCGGCTGACCGACCGATGGGGGCCGTGCACGGTGGCCCGGGCCGGCGGCGTGATCGTCGCCGCCGGCATGGCGGGCGCCCTGGCCTTCCCCAGCATCCCCGGCACCATCGCGGGATTCGCCGCCGCCGGATTCGGCTCGGCCACCCTGGTACCCGGTGCCATGCACGCCGCCGACGAGCTGCCCGGACTGCGGCCGGGCACCGGGCTGACAGTGCTGACCTGGCTGATGCGCGTCGGCTTCCTCGGCTCACCGATCCTCGTGGGCGCGCTCGCCGACGCCGTGTCGCTGCGAGTCGGTCTGCTGACCGTTCCGGTGGCGGGGCTGGCGGCAGTCCTGCTGGCCCGGGCTCTCAGCCCGCCGCGCCGGTCAATTCGATCGTGA
- a CDS encoding DMT family transporter, protein MRKWALLVAAITVEVTGTLSLRASQDHSAWLVLVVCGYLASFYFLALVLRAGMPVGVAYGVWGAVGTAATAILAAVIFGDPFTVPIVAGIGLIIAGVLLVELGSRNHAGEEGTP, encoded by the coding sequence GTGCGGAAATGGGCGCTCCTGGTGGCCGCTATCACTGTGGAGGTCACCGGCACCCTGTCGCTGCGCGCGTCGCAAGACCATTCGGCATGGCTGGTTCTGGTGGTGTGCGGTTACCTCGCCTCGTTCTACTTCCTGGCGTTGGTGCTGCGGGCCGGCATGCCGGTCGGGGTGGCCTACGGCGTCTGGGGTGCGGTGGGAACCGCGGCGACGGCCATCCTGGCGGCGGTGATCTTCGGTGACCCGTTCACCGTCCCGATCGTCGCCGGGATCGGGTTGATCATCGCCGGTGTCCTGCTGGTCGAGCTTGGTTCGCGGAATCACGCCGGCGAGGAGGGCACGCCATGA
- a CDS encoding cation:proton antiporter regulatory subunit, with amino-acid sequence MEVKEVLLPGVGLRYEFDNADGNRIGVIARRSGDFEVVVYGAPDPDQARPVFRLTDEEADALAQILGAPRMVESFADLTKEVPGLDAGQVEIAAGSPFVDRPLGDTKARTRTGASIVAIVRDEEVLASPKPDQVLHARDVLVVIGTEHGISGVRRIVDQG; translated from the coding sequence ATGGAGGTCAAAGAAGTCCTGCTGCCCGGAGTCGGCCTGCGGTACGAGTTCGACAACGCCGATGGCAACCGCATCGGTGTGATCGCCCGGCGCAGCGGCGATTTCGAAGTCGTCGTCTACGGCGCCCCCGACCCCGACCAAGCGCGCCCGGTGTTCCGCCTCACCGACGAGGAAGCCGACGCGCTCGCCCAGATCCTAGGTGCCCCGCGGATGGTGGAGAGCTTCGCCGACTTGACCAAGGAAGTGCCCGGCCTCGACGCCGGCCAGGTCGAGATCGCGGCGGGGTCACCGTTCGTCGACCGGCCGCTCGGCGATACCAAAGCCCGCACCCGCACCGGCGCGTCGATCGTGGCGATCGTGCGCGACGAAGAGGTGCTGGCCTCGCCGAAACCCGACCAGGTGCTGCACGCCCGCGATGTTCTGGTCGTGATCGGCACCGAACACGGCATTTCCGGAGTCCGTCGAATCGTCGACCAAGGATGA
- a CDS encoding NAD(P)/FAD-dependent oxidoreductase: protein MQTVFDRDVDPALIARALGSAAFGSMWLDSSLVARPDYPRLSGDLTCDLLVVGGGYAGLWSALHAKARNPGSRVVLIEAEQVGWAASGRNGGFVEASITHGAENGKSRWPTEFDRLEKLGLANLDGMQADIAAHGMNVDWERTGMLTVATEPHQVEWLAEGADGGEGRFLAQAAVRAEVASPTYQAGLWATDTCAIVHPARLVFELARACSQAGVEVFEHTAATSVQREQRGIRVETSAGVFQADQVVLATNVFPSLLKRNRFHTIPVYDYVLSTEPLTSDQLERIGWPNRQGIGDSANQFHYYRLSADNRIVWGGYDAVYHFGRRVDSMYEDRPESYRKLAAHFFITFPQLEDVRFSHRWAGAIDTNTRFCAHWGLAGRGRIAYVNGFTGLGVGAARFAADVCLDLLDGHPTERTELEMVNRKPLPFPPEPMASVGIQATRWSLDRADHNEGKRNLILRTLDRLGLGFDS, encoded by the coding sequence GTGCAGACCGTATTCGACCGCGACGTCGACCCCGCCCTGATCGCCCGGGCGCTGGGCTCCGCCGCGTTCGGATCGATGTGGCTGGACTCGTCACTGGTCGCCCGTCCCGACTACCCCCGGCTGTCCGGCGACCTGACGTGTGACCTGCTTGTGGTCGGCGGCGGCTATGCCGGACTGTGGTCGGCTCTGCACGCGAAGGCACGCAACCCCGGATCGCGGGTGGTGCTGATCGAAGCCGAACAGGTCGGTTGGGCGGCATCGGGACGCAACGGCGGCTTCGTCGAGGCCAGCATCACCCACGGCGCCGAGAACGGAAAGTCGCGCTGGCCCACCGAGTTCGACCGCCTGGAGAAGCTCGGCCTGGCCAACCTCGACGGCATGCAGGCTGATATCGCCGCCCACGGCATGAACGTCGACTGGGAGCGCACCGGCATGCTCACGGTCGCCACCGAACCGCATCAGGTCGAGTGGCTGGCCGAGGGCGCCGACGGCGGCGAGGGCCGGTTCCTGGCTCAAGCCGCGGTGCGCGCCGAGGTCGCCTCGCCGACCTATCAGGCCGGGCTGTGGGCGACCGACACCTGCGCGATCGTCCATCCGGCCAGGCTGGTCTTCGAGCTCGCCCGAGCCTGCTCGCAGGCCGGGGTCGAAGTCTTCGAACACACCGCGGCGACGTCGGTGCAACGCGAACAGCGGGGGATACGGGTGGAGACCTCCGCCGGGGTGTTCCAGGCCGACCAGGTTGTGTTGGCCACCAACGTGTTTCCGAGCCTGCTGAAGCGGAACCGGTTCCACACGATTCCGGTGTACGACTACGTGCTGTCCACCGAGCCGCTCACGAGCGACCAGTTGGAGCGCATCGGGTGGCCCAATCGGCAGGGCATCGGCGACAGCGCCAACCAGTTCCACTACTACCGCCTCTCGGCGGACAACCGCATCGTCTGGGGCGGCTACGACGCCGTCTATCACTTTGGTCGTCGCGTCGACTCGATGTACGAAGACCGGCCAGAGAGCTACCGCAAGCTTGCCGCGCATTTCTTCATCACGTTCCCGCAACTCGAGGACGTCCGGTTCAGTCACCGCTGGGCCGGCGCGATCGACACCAACACCCGGTTCTGTGCGCACTGGGGGCTGGCCGGCCGAGGCCGGATCGCCTACGTCAACGGATTCACCGGTCTGGGTGTCGGCGCCGCACGGTTCGCCGCCGACGTCTGTCTGGATCTGCTCGACGGTCACCCCACTGAGCGGACCGAGCTGGAGATGGTCAACCGCAAGCCGTTGCCGTTCCCGCCCGAACCGATGGCCAGCGTGGGGATTCAGGCCACCCGGTGGTCGCTGGACCGGGCCGATCACAACGAGGGCAAACGCAACCTCATCCTGCGCACCCTTGACCGGTTGGGCCTGGGGTTCGACTCCTAA
- a CDS encoding cation:proton antiporter: MAVSAALLLELGVIFTVLTILGTLARRFALSPIPLYLLAGLALGNGGIAPVPAAGEFVSSGATIGVVLLLLTLGLEFSIGEFAASMRRHLPSAGVDLVLNATPGAIAGWLLGLNVVGILAMAGITFISSSGVIARLLNDLSRLGNRETPAVLSILVLEDFAMAAYLPLLAVLAAGGTWWEALLWMAAAMVALVVVFAASYRWGHHLGRLISHPDDEQLLLRILGLTLLVAAAAEHLHASAAVGAFLVGLTLTGDTAARARAVLTPLRDLFAAVFFLAIGLSVAPSDLVPMLPAAVLLAVVTAVTKVATGVYAARRDGVGRPGQLRAGTALVARGEFSLVIIGLAGTTVAAVGTLATPYVFVLAIVGPLLARFAR; this comes from the coding sequence GTGGCGGTGTCGGCGGCGCTACTGCTCGAGCTCGGCGTCATCTTCACGGTCCTGACCATCCTCGGAACCCTGGCGCGCCGGTTCGCGCTGTCACCGATCCCGCTCTACCTGCTCGCCGGACTGGCCCTGGGCAACGGCGGAATCGCGCCGGTCCCCGCGGCGGGGGAGTTCGTGTCGTCCGGCGCCACGATCGGCGTGGTGCTGCTCCTGCTGACCCTGGGCCTGGAGTTCTCCATCGGCGAGTTCGCGGCCAGCATGCGGCGACACCTGCCGTCGGCCGGCGTCGACCTCGTCCTCAACGCCACCCCGGGCGCGATCGCCGGCTGGCTGCTCGGCCTGAACGTCGTCGGCATCCTGGCGATGGCGGGCATCACGTTCATCTCCTCGTCGGGCGTGATCGCCCGGCTGCTCAACGACCTGAGCCGGTTGGGTAACCGGGAAACCCCTGCCGTGCTGTCGATTCTGGTCCTCGAGGACTTCGCGATGGCCGCCTATCTTCCGCTGCTGGCAGTGCTGGCGGCTGGCGGCACGTGGTGGGAGGCGCTGCTGTGGATGGCTGCCGCGATGGTCGCACTGGTGGTGGTTTTCGCGGCGTCATACCGCTGGGGCCACCATCTGGGCCGGCTGATCAGCCATCCCGACGACGAGCAGCTCCTGTTGCGCATCCTCGGACTGACCTTGCTGGTGGCGGCTGCCGCCGAACATCTGCACGCCTCGGCCGCGGTGGGTGCGTTCCTGGTCGGATTGACGCTGACGGGGGATACCGCGGCGCGGGCCCGCGCCGTGCTGACCCCGCTGCGCGACCTGTTCGCGGCGGTGTTCTTCCTGGCGATCGGGCTGTCGGTGGCGCCGAGCGATCTGGTTCCCATGCTGCCGGCCGCCGTGCTGCTGGCGGTCGTCACCGCGGTCACCAAGGTGGCCACCGGTGTGTATGCGGCCCGTCGCGACGGTGTCGGCAGGCCGGGCCAGCTGCGGGCGGGCACCGCACTGGTCGCCCGCGGCGAGTTCTCGCTGGTGATCATCGGGCTGGCGGGGACCACCGTCGCCGCGGTGGGAACCCTGGCCACGCCCTATGTTTTCGTCCTGGCCATCGTCGGGCCCCTGCTCGCACGGTTCGCCCGGTAG
- a CDS encoding carboxylesterase/lipase family protein, which yields MTADASVRPIVDSPVVQTRYGPVRGADDGRVTTWKGIRYAAPPVGDLRWRAPVPPQPWTEVADATTFGPVSPQPRSPIPMGLGTHADEDCLFLNIWAPSGTGASATGEPKPVMVWVHGGAYIFGSGSQPMYDGTVLATGSDVVVVTINYRLGALGFLDLSSAGFDSNVALRDVLAALRWVQDNIAEFGGDPDRVTLFGESAGAAITTTLLAVPEAAGLFSRAIAQSAPATSIYGAERAGTMAGLFLDRLGMTAAEAHRAPVETLVDASQHVFDHVPAATPGLLAFAPTVDGDLVPDYPVTLARAGKTHPVPLLIGTNKNEAALFRLMRSPLMPIAPKAVRTMFSEMANDQPGLQLPTAEQVSSAYPAKMARTRSLWVASDVGFRMPTVWFAEGHTAVAPVYLYRFDWATPLFKTIRLGAAHATELIYVWGNLISGPRDVTFKLGGLKTGEELSERMRARWTAFAATGDPNVPLGQPHWAPYRDGDRATLVIDRRDRVVDDLDRPIRQAWGDEVLSFR from the coding sequence ATGACAGCGGACGCGAGCGTGCGGCCGATCGTGGACAGCCCGGTCGTCCAGACCCGCTACGGGCCGGTGCGCGGGGCCGACGACGGCCGGGTCACGACGTGGAAGGGCATTCGCTATGCCGCTCCGCCGGTCGGCGACCTGCGCTGGCGGGCACCTGTTCCTCCGCAGCCGTGGACCGAGGTCGCCGACGCGACGACGTTCGGTCCGGTCAGTCCTCAGCCGCGCAGCCCCATCCCGATGGGATTGGGCACCCACGCCGACGAGGACTGCCTGTTCCTCAACATCTGGGCGCCGTCCGGGACCGGGGCGTCGGCCACCGGAGAGCCCAAGCCGGTGATGGTGTGGGTGCACGGCGGCGCCTACATCTTCGGGTCGGGCAGCCAGCCGATGTACGACGGCACCGTGCTGGCCACCGGTTCCGACGTCGTCGTCGTCACGATCAACTACCGACTCGGCGCGCTGGGCTTCCTCGACCTCTCCTCGGCCGGGTTCGACAGCAACGTCGCGCTGCGTGACGTGCTGGCCGCGCTGCGCTGGGTCCAGGACAACATCGCCGAATTCGGCGGCGACCCGGACCGGGTGACGTTGTTCGGTGAGTCGGCCGGAGCCGCGATCACCACCACGCTGCTGGCGGTCCCGGAGGCGGCCGGTCTGTTTTCCAGAGCCATCGCCCAAAGCGCGCCGGCCACTTCGATCTACGGTGCCGAGCGTGCGGGCACGATGGCCGGGCTGTTCCTCGATCGGCTCGGCATGACAGCGGCCGAGGCGCACCGGGCCCCCGTAGAGACCCTGGTGGACGCGTCACAGCACGTTTTCGATCACGTCCCGGCCGCGACGCCCGGGTTGCTGGCGTTCGCGCCGACCGTCGACGGGGACCTCGTGCCGGACTACCCGGTCACGCTGGCCAGGGCCGGCAAGACGCACCCGGTGCCGCTGCTGATCGGCACCAACAAGAACGAGGCCGCACTGTTCCGGCTGATGCGCTCACCCCTGATGCCGATCGCGCCCAAGGCGGTCCGCACGATGTTCAGCGAGATGGCCAACGACCAGCCCGGTCTGCAGCTGCCGACCGCCGAGCAGGTCAGTTCGGCATACCCGGCGAAGATGGCCCGGACCCGCAGCCTGTGGGTGGCCAGCGACGTCGGCTTCCGAATGCCGACGGTGTGGTTTGCCGAGGGACATACCGCCGTCGCGCCGGTCTACCTCTATCGATTCGATTGGGCCACACCACTTTTCAAGACGATCCGATTGGGTGCCGCACACGCCACCGAGCTGATCTATGTGTGGGGCAACCTGATCTCGGGTCCCCGCGACGTCACGTTCAAGCTCGGCGGACTCAAGACCGGCGAGGAACTGTCCGAGCGGATGCGCGCCCGCTGGACGGCGTTCGCCGCCACCGGTGACCCGAACGTGCCGCTGGGTCAGCCGCACTGGGCGCCGTATCGGGACGGCGACCGCGCGACGCTGGTGATCGATCGCCGGGATCGCGTCGTCGACGACCTGGACCGGCCGATCCGGCAGGCCTGGGGCGACGAGGTGCTGAGCTTCCGCTAA
- a CDS encoding nitroreductase/quinone reductase family protein, with amino-acid sequence MNQHYDRPNAAARAANAVIRRLAEAGISIAGTRALRVRGRKSGALQNVVVNVLRVGDTEYLVSPRGNTQWARNARAAGEVELGPRWRRTHVTLTEVDDDAKPALLKSYLDRWYWEVKGHIAGLTPDSTAAELRSAAPVIPVFALAR; translated from the coding sequence ATGAACCAGCACTACGACCGCCCGAACGCCGCCGCCCGCGCGGCCAACGCCGTCATCCGCCGGCTCGCCGAGGCTGGCATCAGCATCGCGGGCACGCGGGCGCTACGCGTGCGCGGCCGTAAATCCGGCGCGCTACAGAACGTGGTGGTCAACGTGCTGCGGGTCGGCGACACCGAGTACCTGGTCTCCCCACGCGGCAACACCCAGTGGGCGCGCAATGCGCGGGCAGCAGGCGAAGTGGAACTCGGCCCGCGTTGGCGTCGCACTCACGTCACCCTCACCGAGGTCGACGACGACGCCAAGCCGGCCCTGCTCAAGAGTTATCTCGACCGGTGGTACTGGGAGGTGAAGGGCCACATCGCCGGCCTCACACCGGACTCGACGGCCGCCGAATTGCGTTCGGCCGCACCGGTAATCCCGGTCTTCGCGCTCGCGCGCTAG
- a CDS encoding DMT family transporter: protein MWLTLAGAILIEVCATLCLRASDGFRKKAWVAPMLLGYLVSFTLLSVTLSLGMPVGVAYGVWSAAGVALIAVIARVLFAEPLTPLMMGGIALIIAGVLTIELTGAAG from the coding sequence ATGTGGCTGACGCTGGCCGGGGCCATCCTCATCGAGGTGTGCGCGACCCTGTGTCTGCGCGCCTCGGACGGCTTCCGCAAGAAGGCGTGGGTCGCACCGATGCTGCTCGGCTATCTGGTGTCGTTCACGCTGCTGTCGGTGACGCTGTCGCTGGGCATGCCGGTCGGGGTGGCATACGGCGTGTGGTCGGCGGCCGGCGTCGCGCTGATCGCGGTGATCGCCCGGGTGCTGTTCGCCGAGCCGCTGACCCCGCTGATGATGGGCGGCATCGCGCTGATCATCGCGGGCGTGCTCACGATCGAATTGACCGGCGCGGCGGGCTGA
- a CDS encoding sterol desaturase family protein, with translation MREPVLFAIPFFLLLLILEWTAARKLERLTEAEQPASGAYHTRDAWASISMGLMSVATMGAWKFLALLGYAALYAYVAPWHLSPTTWYTWVIAIVGVDVLFYVYHRTAHRIRLIWATHQAHHSSRYFNFATALRQKWNNSGEIIMWIPLPLLGVPPWMVFTSFSVSLIYQFWIHTERIDKLPRAFEFVFNTPSHHRVHHGMDPEYLDKNYGGILIIWDRLFGTFQPELFRPHYGLTKPVTTFNIWTLQTHEYAAIARDVRSARRWRDRLGYVFGPPGWAPSAAAQPATTVAAS, from the coding sequence ATGCGTGAGCCGGTGCTGTTCGCGATCCCGTTCTTCCTCCTGCTGCTGATCCTCGAGTGGACCGCAGCCCGCAAGCTCGAACGGCTGACCGAGGCCGAACAACCCGCGTCCGGCGCCTACCACACGCGCGACGCGTGGGCCTCGATCTCGATGGGGCTCATGTCGGTGGCGACGATGGGCGCCTGGAAGTTCCTGGCCCTGCTCGGCTACGCCGCGCTGTACGCCTACGTCGCGCCATGGCACCTCTCGCCGACGACGTGGTACACGTGGGTGATCGCGATCGTCGGAGTGGATGTGCTGTTCTACGTCTACCACCGCACCGCCCACCGGATCCGGCTGATCTGGGCCACCCATCAGGCGCACCACTCCAGCCGGTATTTCAACTTCGCGACCGCGCTGCGGCAGAAGTGGAATAACAGCGGCGAGATCATCATGTGGATTCCGTTGCCGCTGTTGGGTGTTCCGCCGTGGATGGTGTTCACCAGCTTCTCGGTCAGCCTGATCTACCAGTTCTGGATCCACACCGAACGCATCGACAAGCTGCCGCGGGCCTTCGAGTTCGTGTTCAACACGCCGTCACACCACCGGGTTCATCACGGGATGGACCCGGAGTACCTCGACAAGAACTACGGCGGCATCCTGATCATCTGGGATCGCCTGTTCGGTACATTCCAGCCCGAACTGTTCCGACCGCACTACGGCCTCACCAAGCCGGTCACCACGTTCAACATCTGGACGTTGCAGACTCACGAGTACGCGGCGATCGCCCGCGACGTCCGCTCGGCGCGCCGCTGGCGTGACCGGCTGGGCTACGTCTTCGGTCCGCCCGGCTGGGCGCCCAGCGCCGCAGCGCAACCGGCGACTACGGTGGCCGCAAGCTAG